The Arachis duranensis cultivar V14167 chromosome 2, aradu.V14167.gnm2.J7QH, whole genome shotgun sequence genome has a window encoding:
- the LOC107474982 gene encoding laccase-7 has product MKRFGFSLAWGFATIVLASSLVSAAVVDYTWDVENFTVERLCDEHVVTGVNGSIPGPAINVREGDTVIIHVRNKSPYNVTLHWHGIFQLASQWSDGPEYVTQCPIPPGGSYRYKFTITKQEGTLWWHAHSSFLRSNVYGALIIRPRWGHSYPFPRVYQEVPILLGEWWNVNVEDVGNNASQGIVPRNSDAFTINGLPGDLYNCSQNQTYRLNVKQGKRYLLRIINAALNEQHFFKIANHSFTVVAIDASYTRQYKTDVIVLAPGQTVDAIITTNQSVGSYYMAFTEYRSSNVINNNSTTRGVLVYEGASQSLAPIMPDLPDQFDTPTAHKFYTNITGLAGGPHWIPVPRSVDENMFIAFGIALTPCNLPGPSGCINLGGINVLLSASMNNESFVLPKGRGSSMLEALYHNNVSGVYTRDFPSQPPFVFDYTDPSLAFGNTTLAFAPKSTKAKPVKFNSTVQIVLQNTAILGAENHPIHVHGFNFYVLAQGFGNYNASVDESEFNFVNPQVRNTIAVPVGGWAVIRFRADNPGIWLVHCHLENHLPWGLAMTFEVENGPTPSTRLPSPPADLPKC; this is encoded by the exons ATGAAACGTTTTGGGTTTTCTCTTGCATGGGGTTTTGCAACAATTGTGCTAGCTTCTTCATTGGTTTCCGCTGCTGTTGTGGATTACACTTGGGAT GTGGAGAATTTTACAGTGGAGCGTTTGTGTGATGAGCATGTAGTGACTGGAGTGAATGGAAGCATTCCAGGGCCAGCAATTAACGTTAGAGAGGGTGACACTGTAATTATACACGTTAGAAACAAGTCACCCTATAATGTTACTCTTCATTG GCATGGAATATTTCAACTTGCAAGCCAATGGTCAGATGGTCCAGAATATGTAACTCAATGTCCGATACCTCCAGGTGGCAGTTACAGATACAAATTCACCATAACAAAACAGGAAGGAACACTTTGGTGGCATGCACACTCATCTTTCTTGCGTTCCAATGTTTATGGAGCCCTTATTATTCGTCCTCGCTGGGGACACTCCTACCCATTCCCTAGAGTTTACCAAGAAGTACCTATTTTGCtcg gaGAGTGGTGGAATGTTAATGTAGAGGATGTTGGGAACAACGCATCACAAGGAATAGTTCCGAGAAATTCAGACGCTTTCACAATTAATGGCTTGCCTGGCGATTTATATAATTGTTCCCAAAATC AGACTTACAGGCTGAACGTGAAGCAAGGAAAAAGGTACTTGTTGCGAATTATCAATGCTGCACTGAATGAACAACACTTCTTTAAGATTGCGAACCACAGCTTCACGGTTGTAGCCATTGATGCTAGCTACACTCGGCAGTATAAGACGGACGTTATAGTATTGGCACCAGGGCAAACCGTTGATGCAATCATCACAACAAACCAAAGCGTGGGTTCTTACTACATGGCATTCACAGAATACAGATCCTCAAATGTGATAAACAATAACTCAACAACAAGGGGAGTGTTGGTTTATGAGGGTGCATCACAATCATTAGCCCCTATAATGCCTGACCTACCAGATCAATTTGACACACCAACTGCACACAAGTTCTACACCAACATTACAG GTTTAGCCGGTGGCCCTCATTGGATCCCCGTTCCACGAAGCGTGGACGAAAACATGTTCATCGCATTTGGGATTGCACTAACACCATGCAACCTTCCAGGACCAAGTGGTTGCATTAATCTTGGAGGAATAAATGTGTTATTATCGGCAAGCATGAACAATGAGTCTTTTGTGTTACCAAAGGGTAGAGGCTCCTCTATGTTAGAGGCATTGTACCACAACAATGTTAGTGGAGTCTACACTAGAGATTTCCCAAGTCAACCTCCATTTGTGTTTGACTACACGGATCCTTCTCTAGCTTTTGGTAACACCACCTTAGCCTTTGCACCTAAATCAACAAAGGCCAAGCCAGTGAAGTTCAATTCAACGGTGCAAATTGTGCTTCAAAATACGGCTATTCTTGGTGCGGAGAACCACCCTATTCACGTTCATGGCTTTAATTTCTATGTTTTGGCTCAAGGGTTTGGGAATTATAATGCTTCTGTAGATGAAagtgagtttaattttgttaatccTCAAGTCCGTAACACAATTGCTGTGCCTGTGGGAGGATGGGCTGTCATCAGATTCCGAGCCGATAATCCTG GTATTTGGCTTGTACATTGCCATTTGGAAAATCATTTGCCATGGGGTTTAGCCATGACTTTTGAGGTTGAAAATGGACCCACTCCTTCAACAAGATTGCCTTCACCGCCGGCTGATCTACCAAAGTGCTAA